One Aquarana catesbeiana isolate 2022-GZ unplaced genomic scaffold, ASM4218655v1 unanchor228, whole genome shotgun sequence genomic region harbors:
- the LOC141121671 gene encoding uncharacterized protein isoform X2, with the protein MEEWEYLEGHKDLYKDVMMDNQPPLTSPDGSSNGNPPERCPHPLYSTQEGHTIPHHHQSGNLRNYNIDVKEEYKEEDEEYGVMKEFSEGHNDKMEPPNTRNPPERCPRPLYSRDSTQKDYTIPHHHQSGNLGDDNIDVKEEYKEEDEEYVVMKKFSEGHNDMMEPPNTRNPPERCRHPLDSMQEGHAIPHRYKSGDLIDIKFEVKAEEEERYVRDDQRSMEEDGITGTFIEADTPTEISTVDGREMRKTSEDCLTLSPDCKVEDEDITQYSPGENPTTSNVHPAPHSVDGPSYSSYPEEPQTVRDGAVLPTDKRFSCSECEKCFRSKFNLNVHKRSHTGEKPYCCPECGKCFVQKSHLVTHQRLHTEEKLYSCSECGKCFSDKSFYHTHQRLHKGEKPYSCPECGKCFVVKAQLVIHQRSHTGEKPYSCPECGKCFSDKSNLYRHQRHHMGKKPYSCSECGKCFVQKSNLVTHQRSHTGEKPYSCLECGKCFSRKSHLYTHQRSHTGEKPLSCPVCGKCFSDKSSLYRHQRLHTGSSHVPVLNEGIAPH; encoded by the exons atggatccagtaatgggaacccaccagagagatgtcctcatcctctgtattccacacaggaaggtcacaccatccctcaccatcatcag agtggaaacctcagaaattataatattgatgttaaagaagagtataaagaggaggatgaggagtatggagtgatgaagGAGTTTTCAGAAGGGCACAATGATAAGATGGAACCACCTAATACAAGGAACcctccagagagatgtccccgtcctctgtattcccgggattccacacagaaagattacaccatccctcaccatcatcag agtggaaacctcggggatgataatattgatgttaaagaagagtataaagaggaggatgaggagtatgttGTAATGAagaagttttcagaaggacacaatgatatgatggagccacctaataccaggaacccaccagagagatgtcgtCATCCTCTGGATTCCATGCAAGAAGGTCACGCTATCCCTCACCGTTACAAG agtggagatctaATAGACAtaaaatttgaggttaaagcagaagaagaagagaggtatgtgagggatgatcagcggtctatggaggaggatggaataacggggacatttatagaggcggacactcctacagagatcagcacag tagatggacgggagatgaggaaaacctcagaggattgtctcactttgtctccagactgtaaagtagaagatgaggacatcacacagtatagtccaggagaaaacccgactacctcaaatgtccatccggcaccacacagtgtagatggaccatcgtattcctcttatcctgaggaacctcagactgtgagggacggtgccgtccttccaacagataagaggttttcctgtagtGAGTGCGAGAAGTGTTTCCGTTCTAAATTCAATCTTAACGTTCATAAacgatctcacacaggtgagaagccatattgctgtcctgagtgtgggaaatgttttgtacaaaaatcacaTCTTGTCACACATCAAAGGCTTCACACAGAGGAAAAActgtattcctgttctgaatgtgggaaatgtttttcggaCAAGTCCTTTTATCACACACATCAAAGACTGCACaaaggtgagaagccgtattcctgtcctgagtgcgggaaatgttttgtagtaAAAGCACAACTTGtcatacatcagaggtctcacacaggggaaaagccctattcctgtcctgagtgtgggaaatgtttttcagacaagtctaacctttacagacatcagagacatcacatgggtaaaaagccgtattcctgctctgagtgcgggaaatgttttgtacaaaaatcaaaCCTTGTTACACATCAAAGGTCtcatacaggggagaagccatattcctgtcttgagtgtgggaaatgcttttcacgaaagtcccatctttacacacatcagagatctcacacgggggagaagccactttcttgtcctgtgtgcgggaaatgtttttcagataagtccagtctttacagacatcagagattgcacacagggagTAGCCACGTTCCTGTCCTGAATGAGGGAATTgctcctcactga
- the LOC141121671 gene encoding uncharacterized protein isoform X1 — protein MEEWEYLEGHKDLYKDFTMDNQPPLTSPDGSSNGNPPERCPHPLYSTQEGHTIPHHHQSGNLRNYNIDVKEEYKEEDEEYGVMKEFSEGHNDKMEPPNTRNPPERCPRPLYSRDSTQKDYTIPHHHQSGNLGDDNIDVKEEYKEEDEEYVVMKKFSEGHNDMMEPPNTRNPPERCRHPLDSMQEGHAIPHRYKSGDLIDIKFEVKAEEEERYVRDDQRSMEEDGITGTFIEADTPTEISTVDGREMRKTSEDCLTLSPDCKVEDEDITQYSPGENPTTSNVHPAPHSVDGPSYSSYPEEPQTVRDGAVLPTDKRFSCSECEKCFRSKFNLNVHKRSHTGEKPYCCPECGKCFVQKSHLVTHQRLHTEEKLYSCSECGKCFSDKSFYHTHQRLHKGEKPYSCPECGKCFVVKAQLVIHQRSHTGEKPYSCPECGKCFSDKSNLYRHQRHHMGKKPYSCSECGKCFVQKSNLVTHQRSHTGEKPYSCLECGKCFSRKSHLYTHQRSHTGEKPLSCPVCGKCFSDKSSLYRHQRLHTGSSHVPVLNEGIAPH, from the exons atggaggagtgggagtatttagaaggacacaaggatctctacaaggacttcacgatggacaatcagccgcccctcacatcaccgg atggatccagtaatgggaacccaccagagagatgtcctcatcctctgtattccacacaggaaggtcacaccatccctcaccatcatcag agtggaaacctcagaaattataatattgatgttaaagaagagtataaagaggaggatgaggagtatggagtgatgaagGAGTTTTCAGAAGGGCACAATGATAAGATGGAACCACCTAATACAAGGAACcctccagagagatgtccccgtcctctgtattcccgggattccacacagaaagattacaccatccctcaccatcatcag agtggaaacctcggggatgataatattgatgttaaagaagagtataaagaggaggatgaggagtatgttGTAATGAagaagttttcagaaggacacaatgatatgatggagccacctaataccaggaacccaccagagagatgtcgtCATCCTCTGGATTCCATGCAAGAAGGTCACGCTATCCCTCACCGTTACAAG agtggagatctaATAGACAtaaaatttgaggttaaagcagaagaagaagagaggtatgtgagggatgatcagcggtctatggaggaggatggaataacggggacatttatagaggcggacactcctacagagatcagcacag tagatggacgggagatgaggaaaacctcagaggattgtctcactttgtctccagactgtaaagtagaagatgaggacatcacacagtatagtccaggagaaaacccgactacctcaaatgtccatccggcaccacacagtgtagatggaccatcgtattcctcttatcctgaggaacctcagactgtgagggacggtgccgtccttccaacagataagaggttttcctgtagtGAGTGCGAGAAGTGTTTCCGTTCTAAATTCAATCTTAACGTTCATAAacgatctcacacaggtgagaagccatattgctgtcctgagtgtgggaaatgttttgtacaaaaatcacaTCTTGTCACACATCAAAGGCTTCACACAGAGGAAAAActgtattcctgttctgaatgtgggaaatgtttttcggaCAAGTCCTTTTATCACACACATCAAAGACTGCACaaaggtgagaagccgtattcctgtcctgagtgcgggaaatgttttgtagtaAAAGCACAACTTGtcatacatcagaggtctcacacaggggaaaagccctattcctgtcctgagtgtgggaaatgtttttcagacaagtctaacctttacagacatcagagacatcacatgggtaaaaagccgtattcctgctctgagtgcgggaaatgttttgtacaaaaatcaaaCCTTGTTACACATCAAAGGTCtcatacaggggagaagccatattcctgtcttgagtgtgggaaatgcttttcacgaaagtcccatctttacacacatcagagatctcacacgggggagaagccactttcttgtcctgtgtgcgggaaatgtttttcagataagtccagtctttacagacatcagagattgcacacagggagTAGCCACGTTCCTGTCCTGAATGAGGGAATTgctcctcactga